AAATCGCCCGTGGCCTGATCTCCATGTTTGCGGAAAAGCCGATCACGCAGCCGGCACCGCCCGCGACGCCCCTGACGGCGAAACCTGGCCTCTTCACATGGGCGGGAGCAACGGCCACAAGCGAAATTCCTCCCGCTGGCGTTATCGTTCCGGGACTTGCTGCCAGCATTAACGTCAACTCCGCGTTAATTATTTCGAAAGGTGGAAACCCGGAATTGTTGCGCGACGGCGGCATCAACGGTACCGCTTATATTGTCAATACCACAGCTACGGGCGGCACTGGCTTTTCCGCCCTGATCGACAGCTATGTGACCGCATTCGACGCGCCCATGAATTTTGCCGCGTCGACACGTATCGATACGAATACCAGCATCTTGAAATACGGCACCAACTCGATGGGTTGGCTCGAACAGGAACGATCCGGTGCGACTTCGGCGAACGAAGCGAAAAGCGCGCTCTATGAGCGCTCCGCCGCCTCCTATTCGAACAACACGGCGGTGAGCCTGGATGAGGAGCTGTCGCTGCTCATGGATATCGAGCAGTCTTACAAGGCAGCCACCAAGCTGGTGACCACCGTCGATGAAATGCTCAAGTCCTTGATGGACATGGTGAGGTAAAAGATGAAAACGTCATTCATTTCATCGCTGGCGATGCAGAACAGCATGCGCAGCACCATCCTCAAGGCCCAGCTTGAGATGACCAAGCTCAATACCGAACTGACAACGGGCAAGCACGCGGATCTCGGCGTCACGCTCGGCGCCAACACGGCCCGCAGCCTCGATCTCAATCGGGATGTGGAGCGGATTTCGTCGCTTGTCACGGTCAATTCCTTTGCGACGCAACGTCTTGAATCGTCGCAGACCGCATTGGACGGCATGGCAAAGGCCGCCCAGGAAATCCTCGGCGTTCTGGTGCCGAATACCAGCAGCGCGCAGCCCACGCTTGCCACCGTCAACCAGAAAATCACCAATGCGCTCAACAATTTCACCAGCTTCGCGAACACTGCCGTCGATGGCGAATATCTGTTTTCCGGCACGAATACGGATGTGAAGCCGGTCGATGACTATTTCGCCGATGGTTCGACGCTGAAGACCGCTTATAATGATGAGCTGAACCATTTCATGGCGACGCAGACGCCGCCGGTCGGAAGCATCGCCAACCTGTCCAAGGATCAGGTCAACGCCTTCATGACCCATATGGAAGGCGTATTCAACGGCACCACGACGGTCACCAATCCGCCGCATAGCAGTCTTGCCACCGGTCAGAACGTTGATTTCTGGACGACGTTCGGCTCCAAGGCCAGCGACACCAACATGACGAGCCGGATCAGCCAGAACGAAGTGATCGAGACATCGACCAACAGCAATTCGCAGGGCATGCGTTATTTCGCGATGACGGCAATGACGGCGATGACCTTCCTCGATGACAAGGTTCCGAGCGATGTCCGTGAAGCTGTCGCCACCCGCGCGGTTACGACAATCGGTACCGCAATCGACGGTTTGAACCAGCAGGCCAGCGGCCTCGGTCTCTCTCAGGAACGTGTCAAGAAGTCTAACGACTCTTTGGCGGCGCAGAAGAAGATCATCGAGACGCATCTGCTGGATATCGAAGGTATCG
The Agrobacterium cucumeris DNA segment above includes these coding regions:
- a CDS encoding flagellar hook-associated family protein, whose amino-acid sequence is MKTSFISSLAMQNSMRSTILKAQLEMTKLNTELTTGKHADLGVTLGANTARSLDLNRDVERISSLVTVNSFATQRLESSQTALDGMAKAAQEILGVLVPNTSSAQPTLATVNQKITNALNNFTSFANTAVDGEYLFSGTNTDVKPVDDYFADGSTLKTAYNDELNHFMATQTPPVGSIANLSKDQVNAFMTHMEGVFNGTTTVTNPPHSSLATGQNVDFWTTFGSKASDTNMTSRISQNEVIETSTNSNSQGMRYFAMTAMTAMTFLDDKVPSDVREAVATRAVTTIGTAIDGLNQQASGLGLSQERVKKSNDSLAAQKKIIETHLLDIEGIDTYEAKTRLDLLQQQIEIAYSLTSRLQKMSLVNYL